In Bos indicus isolate NIAB-ARS_2022 breed Sahiwal x Tharparkar chromosome 10, NIAB-ARS_B.indTharparkar_mat_pri_1.0, whole genome shotgun sequence, the DNA window ACAAGTTGGTTGTTAAACACAGTCATCGTTAAGAATTAAATAGCATAAccttataaataaaactatattcaGAACAAAGGCAAcacatgctcaaaattcacccTTCATTCTACTACATTTTACTATTATCTTGGGGTTATGGAtacaagagatccaaccagtccattctgaaggagatcagccctgggatttctttggcaggaatgatgctaaagctgaaactccagtactttggccacctcatgcgaagagttgactcattggaaaagactctgatgctgggagggattgggggcaggaggagaagaggacgacagaggatgagatggctgggtggcatcactgactcgatggacgtgagtctgagtgaactctgggagctagtgatggacagggaggcctggcgtgctgcaattcatggggtcgtaaagagtcggacacgactgagagactgaactgaactatggatACAAGAGTTTGACTTCTGTGAGAACCACTTGGCTGTATGGACTATAACATAGAACAGTATATGACTGTAAATTGTCTGCTACAATTTATAATAAACATATCTTCTCTGATAAAGGTAGTTACACACATACCTGCCTTCTTCCCCACTAAGTCAAGTTTTCTGTCATGCACCCCACAGCACAGTACCCTGAACTTGTGCTCAATAACACATAAGACACTTAGTGACATACTTGTTTAATGTTCATTTTCACCAGCAGACCCCAGAGATCAGGGACCACGTCTATTCACTGTGATATCTCCAAGAAGTCACATGAGCAAAAGCATcatagttcagctcagttcagttcagttgctcagttgtatccgactcttggtgactccatggactgcagcatgcctggccttcctgtccatcgccagctcctggagttttctcaactcatgtccattgagtcagtgatgccatccaaccatctcatcctctgtcatccccttctcctcctgccttcaatctttcccagcatctgggtcttttccaatgaatcagctctttgcatcaggtggccaaagtattggagtttcagcttcaacaccagtccttccaatgtacacccaggtctgatctcctttaggagggaatggttggatctccttgcagtccaagggactctcaagagtcttctccaacaccacagttttaaagcatcaattcttcggcattcagctttctttatagcatcaTGGTTCATCTCTCCTTTATTCCTACACTGTTTGGGTAAGTGAGGTTGTTGAGGCCACAGATCTTATCAGAacttccctcttcctcttctctgcctcAGGTCAACAGGAGAGGGGAATCCATTTACCTTCATAACCGAGCCAACTGGGTGACCGTAGGCATCTGCTCTTCCAATCCCACCACCAAGACCCCTAACGTGATGTTGCTGGCTCATCTGACACCCACCGCCCAGAAAGATTCAGAACCCCTGTTTACAAGTCTCCtgacatctccttctccagaaaatctgGTGCTTACCAGGTGAGTTACAAAGGAAAGAGGTTCACGACCTGTCAGAAAAAGACGCTTTTACCCCGGAGGAGATGAGACTAGAAACACAGATGATAAGTGCTCCTCACTTTGTTTCCTGCTACAGATGACAGAGTCATATCCTTAGAGTCTGGGGAGGTTGTCTGACAACCTGGCAGTCAAAACAAATGGTTCACCTTTAACTTCTCAAAAATTAAACCTAggggacttcctcggtggtccggtggctaagactccacactcccaatgcagaagcttaggttcgatccctgttcagggaatgaaggtcccacgtgctgcagctaagacctgggaCAACCAAATTAATTGActaattatataaaatgaagtctggagtgctgcagtccatggggtcgcaaagggttggacacgactgagtgactgaactgaactgactgaacaggAACTTCCTCCCCCACCATCCCAACTTCCATCAGGATTAGTTCTGTTCTTGTCTCAATCCACCAACTTGCTGTAGGACCCACGGCAAATCACTCTCAGTCTCAACCTTGCAGGACTAACTAAATGGGACAACTTCTCCTAGATGAGTAATAAATAGCTGATATACCAGTTGATAGTCTTAGGAGTATGATTCAGGTGAGTTGGTCTTCAGGAGCCTGATTATATGTATGAAAAATCAAGGTTTTGAGCCTCAAAAACCATGAGCCAGACCTGGGAACATGTGGCCACAAGAAGGTACTGCCGCATCCCACGCCGGCTCCTCCCCAAACCTGTTTGAGAGATGCACCTGGTGTCCTGTCTCACTCCACAAATGTCTATAACATGAAAGGCCTTGTGACAGTTTCCAATCAGGCCTCCAGATGATATTTGCATTTGTCTGCAGGTTTCTCCCTCTGCAGTTTGTGACTCTCTCTGTACATGATGCCGAGAATATGCGCATCAAAGTAAAGCTGGTGAGTGGCCGAGCCTACTACCTACAGCTCTGCGCCCCTGCATGCAAACAAGAAGCCCTGTTCTGTCAGTGGGTAGAGCTCATCTCCCTCTTGAATAAGGAGAAAGCCAAAGCTTCCAAAGTGTCGGAAGTCTCCAGCCTCTCGGAAATCACGAACAGCACAGACATCACAGGCTCAGTGGACATCATGGATATAGCAGCCTTCCCCGCCATACAGACCTCACACCTGTCCACATGTTCAGACCCCAACAACGATGTAGAAAGCGTTGATTTCTCGGAATTCACAGACATCACCGATGTCACCGACGTCACGGATATTCCAGAAAATGAGGTCACTGAGGCCCCAGATATAAATATTGTCACAGAAGTCACAGAAGTCACAGACATCTGTGGAGTCACAGCAAGCTCAGGGGTCAGAGTGGTGTTTGAAAATGATGACATACTCAAGGccaagcaggaggaaaaggtatGTGACATAGAAGACTTTCATTCTCTAATAATtactctctttcactctctttggTGAGCTTCATGACATTGATTATTGAAATAGTATGGAGTTTACTCTGATTAACCTAACACTAAGAATGAGATCTGATCCCTGAACCCCTGCTTAAAAGAGTTGTAAGATGTCCCCTGAAATAGGCAGTGACCATCCATACCATAAAACTTAACCCTGTATCAGGAGGCATGGTAGGATAAAAAGAACTTTGGTATCAGAGTCAGAAGTCCTGGGTTGGAATCCTGCCCTGCCTGCTTCATGTTAGTTTGGCCAAGTCACTGAACATGCAGCTCTCAAGTGAGAATATTAATATCATGTAAGGGTTATATTAAGGTTTAAATGTGCACAAATATATGAAGTACACTGAAGGATGGGGTGAAACTTCAATAAGTAAAAGtgaggaataaaaataagaaaataaattcccCAAAGAAGTGAGCAGCTTTAGAAATAGCCAGAAAGTGGAAAAACACAGAGCCATATCCAACAATGTATCAGTTTGGCTGGAGCATAATATATGTGGAAAATATGAAGATATAGGATTGGAAAATTGCTTACAAATCTTAAATGCCAAAATAAGAAGTGTAGACTCAGGCTTTGAACAAACCTTAGCCACAAAAGCTCTGTATAAGGGAGTGAAGGGGCTgtgtttttaaaaggttattCTGATGGCAGGACAGATTGTAGGTAAAGAGATTGGTGTGGAGACTGTAGCTGAGAACTCCCCGTGGGGCCCAGGACAGAAAGATGACAGAGGGAAAAGATGGACATTTCACAGAAGAAACCACTAGCTACTAAAATCAGTGGAAAAGGTTAACCTCACTAGTAAtaaaaaaatgcaaaccaaaaaatATTTCATCCATAAAGCTGTTAAGAGATCAACACAGTCAGCATTAGTAAAGTTGGGGTCATCTGGGAGTTTCTAAAGATTCATGGCAGGGTGAGAATTAGAACAAACTTTCTTGAAATCATTATGAGTCAAGAACCTAGAAATGTTGACACCCtttgactcagtgacttcacttttaagaATCTTTCTTAAGGaattagtgaagtcgctcagtcgtacccgactctttgtgaccccatggatagtagcctgcaccaagctcctccatccatgggattttcaaggcaagagtactggagtgggttgccatttccttctccagggaatcttcccaacccagggatcaaacccaggcctctcaCATTGTAAGATTAATCTTAAGGAATTAATCACCAATAAGAATGAGAATCTAACTATAAAGATGTTAATTGTACCACATCTATtctatgtttataaaaataaaataatgataatgaagaaGTAACCTAAACATCCACCACAGAGGAAGGGCTAAATGAATTTAAACCACAAAGGGCATGTTGCATGTTTATATCATTCAGGAGCAACCAAAGTGACGGACAAGATTATATccactcagtaaatattggttAAATGAACATTTACTCCATAGCGCTAATTCTGTTGGAGAATTTTTCTttacttggaaaaatatttatgatataaaGCTGAATGAAAAATGAACTAAAGGGTTTTATAATCCTTATTACATAAAAATGCAAGTGTATACATAGATAATAGGAGGGGGAGAAAGTCATATTGTTAATagttatttctgggcttccctgagcgctcagttggtaaagaatccgcctgcaatgcaagagaccccagttcaattcctgggttgggaagatcctttggagaagggataggctacccactccagtattctggcctagagatatccatggactgtatactccatggggtttcaaaagtcggacacaactgagcaaccttcacatCCTTATTACATAAAAAAGCAAGTGTATATGCAGACAATAGGAGAAGGGGAAGTCATATTGTTAATAATAGTTTATTTCTAGGTTGTGGTCTTATAAGCAATTGATGTTTTATTCTTTACGGGTTTCTGAATGTTCtgctttttataataataattttaattaaaaaaattcaagtagCTTTACAAAGTTTTTAATAACATAGGgagatttttataataaattttgaagTGAAAAAATATGGGCTACAGCACTGCAATATGATCACAAAACAGGcacattcaaaataaataaatggagaaaaagaccAGAATGAAATGGCCCATAGTAGTTATATCTGGCCTGTGGCATCAAAAAGCAATAATTTTCTCCCTTTCACTgtatatcttttaggattttctaaatattctatgaaaaatatatattgctttcattgtcagaaaaaatgtttaatttttacagAAGATTACTGCATTATTTTCAAAGAACAGTACAGAGGTGGTGGAGTAGATAATGACAAAAGGGGGAAGAAGGCGCAGATGTCAGTGATGTTAAACAGACAGAATCTTTCAGACCAGCTGGCCTATGGCTCTGAGGCCCAAGAGCGAGTCTGGGGGAGGCGAGGAACGACAGAGCAGTGGTGCTAATAACAGACGCCAGGGGCACTAGGAGAATGGCTGAGATACTAGAATGCTAAATTTTAGGTCTTTTGAAAAGCAAACTCTTTAGTATTTTTATGAACCTCCAACTCCTGTCACCTATTAGATGCTCTTAAGTCAAGAGCAACTTTGGATGGGAACAATTGGTGGCAAGACATTTCTAGAAAACCTTCCTTTCCCTGCCAGTTGAGGGAGAGGAAGCCCTGTGACTGAGTCCTAATTTTCCTTCTTGAGGTGATACTGGTGTGCATGACCACGTGAGGTTTCGAATGTGCTGTGCCGGGCCCCCACGCTGCCAGCCTCCAGGCCCACCTAGGCTCCTCTCAACGGCTGTGCAACACCAAGCCTCATCCCTTCATCACTGTACTTGTGCGCTCaagggcactcagtaaatatgaaTGAAATGATTACTGCTTCATAAATAATCTGTTTCTGTGTGATGCTCTTCTGTCACCTGATTTGCTGCTGCTtgttattttcaaaggaaaaaatggaaaacattctGAAGTCTGGGTGTTTACGAGATACAAAAAGTAAGAATGAGTTTAGAGAATCCCCAAAACGTGTCACCATCTCAAACCTAGCACTGACTTTCGAAGGTGAAAGATGTTTTCAAACTACCTTGACTCCAGAAGAAGATGAGACAGAGAAATCCAAAGAGATGAGCGACAGACCCCGTGAAATAAGGACAATGGACTCTGAAAGCACAACTCTCAAGGCTGAAGAACCCAGGTATGTGAAGCAGGGAGATGCCAAATGATGCTAAGACATGAAATATGTAAATAAGTGCATGCTTTAAATccctgcaggacttccctggcagtccattggttaagactatGCCCTTCCAATctagagggcatgggttcaatccctggtcagggaaataagatcccacatgctgtgtggtgagaccaaaaataaaggaaaaataaataaagtccctGCAACTCAGGCATTTGTCATGGAAGATTCTCAAACATACGAATGACATATGAATGATGACATAATCTCAGACATATGAATGATAACACAATCAACTCAATTATCCAcatttggtttcagttcagtccagtcgctcagtcgtgtccgactctttgtgaccccatgaatcacagcatgcgaggcctccctgtccatcaccaactcccggagttcacccaaacccacgtccatcgagtcagtgatgctatccagccatctcatcctctgtcgtccccttttcctcctacccccaatccctcccagcatcagagtctgttccaatgagtcaactcttcacatgaggtgaccaaagtactggagtttcagccttagcatcattccttccaaataacagccagggctgatctccttcagaatggactggttggatctccttgcagtccatttGGTTTAACCttgtctaatttttattttcacatcaaCTTCTTAAACCAGTCAGCTGGCATTCTGCGCTATCTGCCTTGTATAGATGGTGTGtgctgaaggaaataaaatagaatgatgGTGTCCACATTTTGGAGTTAGGGCATTGATTGTCTGGAGTAATTATGGGTGCTTTTATCTTTAcacttctattttcttctttacatgTCCCTTACACTTTTCTACACTTCCAATGAATAActtaataatctgaaaaaatgtttttataatcaTAAATACCCAATTACATGATGAATGTGAGAGACACTGtggtattataaaaataaaagttaatatgtTTATTCTGGAGTAACAGCTATCAAGAAACCAGAGAAAAACATAGAGATCTAAATGCTATATTAGCAAGAATGAAAATCAGGAATGTATTGAACTATgtctaagttatttttaaatataaaaaggaacAGGGGAAAACAGGGAAACAAACTTTTTAAAGGTGTAAGTCATTCATTCAATATGTACTGAGCATCTTCTATGTGCTAGAGACAGGGCATACATCAGTGAAAACAAGTCATGCAGTGTTTCGTTCTAGTGGAGGGTATCGATAATCAAACAAAGTGTATTATACCAGCTGGAATGTGctgtgagaaaacaaaaagtaacagAAGCATTTGAGGAGGGAGGGAGTAGGTCTATCTTATATAAGTGGTCAGGGACTGCTTCTCTGAGGAAGGGCAGAGATCTGAAGAGAGGGTAGAGCGCTGGTGGAATGGTTTCAAGATGATTGACTGTGTAGCGATTATAAGAGGGCCATATTATGTGTTCAGTAAATGGTCATGATTGTCACTATTAATTCATTTCCAACAGCAAGGATAAAAGAAAGTTAGCTATTCTGTCCGAAAAAAATCTTAATCGACTGAGGGGTAATCGTTCAAAACTCTCTTTTTCACCTCCTTTCCAGCTAAGTAGGGATCCAGGGAAGCAAAGGAATATGGATGATCCTTGGAAGATTCATAAACCTTGAAGTCAGAGTAACATTTTTTTACTCTCTAGCTCCTGGGCAGCcacatttctcacagttctagagcctCTACATCCAAGTGTCAATACATTCCAGGTGTTGCTGGATCTCGATTATGATTTCAATGGTCAATTTCAATTCAAtttcaatatgatttcagtttcaaattatgattttggTGGTCTGCTTAAGCAAAGCATTGTGTCCTAGCGAGGGTTTCTATACCAGTGGTTCTTAATGTGCGGCTGgtcagcagcagcacctgggagcTGGTAAATGATGTAAATTCTTGAGCCCATTCCCACCCTGCTGAATCATAAACTCTTGAGATGGGCTCATCATTTTGTGTTGTAATAAGCCTCCAAGTGGTTCTAATGTACAACCATGTTTGAGGACTGTTGCCTTATGAGAAGCCAGTCCTAGAAACAAAGTCAGATCAAGCAAGGAGTCCTCTCTTGTGAGCGCTTCTTCTAAGGCCCAAGAACCAAAATGAGGGTTTCTCTTCATAGCCATAGGAAGAACTATCAGTTCAAATTCAAGGAAGTCCACTTCAGAAAATTTTCCTATATGACCAGATGTTCTGAAATTTgcattaaaaagtatatttaaagtcaattaattgcattttcttctctgatagccacagctgctgctcctgcggctaagtcgcttcagtcatgtccgactctatgcgaccctatagacagcagcccaccacgttcccccgtccctgggattctccaggcaagaacactggagtgggttgacatttccttctctaatgcatgaaagtgaaaagtgaagtgaagtcgctcagtcatgtccaaccctcagcaaccccatggactgcaacctaccgggctcctccatccatgagagtttccaggcaagagtactggagtggggtgccattgccttctccaatcgcCACAGCTAGgccttccaaaattatgttgaattaaAGTGGTGagctcactgactcgatggacgtgagtctgagtgaactccaggagttggtgatggacaggaaggcctggcgtgctgcaattcatggggtcacaaagagtcggacacgactaagcgactgagctgaactgaactgaactgaaagtggtgagagtggacatacttgtcttgtttcctgatcttagaggaaatgcttccagcttttcaccactgagaataatgttaaCTGGGGAtttgtcatttttgttgttcagttactcagttgtgtccgactctttgggaccccatggactgcagcacaggcttccctgtccatcaccatctcccggagcttgctccaactcatgtccattgagtcagtgatgccatccaaccatctcaccctctgtcgtcctcttcttctTGTgccttcccagcctcagggtcttttctaatgagtcagctcatcgcatcaggtggccaaaatattggaacttcagcatcagtccttccaatgaatatttaagattgatttcctttaggattgactggtttgatctccttgtagtcttggcctttattcagttcagtttagttcagtcgctcagttgtatctgactctttgctaccccatggactgcaacaaagcctgccctccctgtccatcgccaactctcggagtttactcaactaatgtccattaagtcggtgatgccatccaaccatctcaccctctgatgtccccttctcccgccttcaatctttcccagcatctgggtattttccagtgagtcaactcttcgcatcaggtggccaaactattggagtttcagcttcaacctcagtccttccaatgaacattcaggactgatttcctttaggatggactggttggatctccttgcagtccaagggactctcaagagtcttatccaacaccacaattcaaaagcatcaattctttggcactcagctttctttatagtccaacagtcacatccatacatgaccactggaaaaaccatagccttgactagacggacctttgttggcaaagtaatggcctTTATTAGGTTGAGGTAAATTCCCTCTATGCCCAGTTCCTggagttttatcataaatgggtgttgagttttgtcaaaaattttctgcatctattgagatgatcatatggtttttgttcttCAATCTTttgatgtggtatatcacactgaaTATTGGGAAAATCCtcgcatccctgggataaatcccacttaacTGTGatttatgatccttttaatgcaCTGTTAGGTTTCGTtggctagtattttgttgaggatttttgtgtctatgttcatcagtgatattagcctgtaattttctctcttttttgtggtatctttgtctgattttggtatcaggatgttggtgggcctcataaaatgagtttgagggtatttcttcttctaaaaattttgtaatagcttcagaaggataggtgttagctcttctgtaaatgtttgatagaattaatctgtgaggccatctggtcccaaacttttgtttgttgggagttttctAATCACAGATTCAGTTTCAGCACTTGTGTTTGGTCtgcttatattttctatttctttctagtTCAGTCTTGAgacctttctatttctttctagtTCAGTCTTGGgacctttctatttctttctagtTCAGTCTtagtacctttctaagaatttgtccatttcttctaggttgtccattttttgGCATGCttatagtctcttatgatcttttgtatttctgtgaggtcagctttaacttcttttttcatttctaattttaatgatttGAGCTCTCTCGCTTTTTtcttgagtctggctaaaggtttatcaattatgtttatcctttcaaagaaccagcttttagcttcattgatcttttattttgttttcttcatctcatttatttctgttctgatctttatgatttctttccttctactaacttttgattttgtttgttcttcctcTAGCTGCTTTAGATATAAGGTTAGGTTgttcatttgaaatttttcttgttttttgaggtaagattgtatttctatgaactttcctcttagaattgcttttgttgCACCCTAGAGATTTTgggtcatattttcatttttatttatctctaggcattttaaaatttcctctgatTTTTTCAGTAATCCATTatttgtttagtagcatattgttcaCTTTccacatatttgcattttttgcaggtttttctttttttgtagtttcTAAGCTCATAGCActgtgatcaaaaaaaaaaaaaaatacttgatatgatttcaattttcttggcttctctggtagctcaaatggtaaagattccacttgcatggaagcatatacactaccatatgtaaaagagatagccagtgggaatttgctatatgactcagggaactcaaaccagggctctggtttgacagcctagaggggtgagaggtgggaggtgggagggagttttaAGAGAGAggaaacatatgtatacctatggctgattcatgttgagatatGGCAAAATCCAAgactattgtaaagcaattatccttcaattaaaaataaataaaatttttaaaaagtaatcatcaGTCAGAAGGAGTGAGGGAAAGACAAAGAATGTAAGAGACAAAGGTATAGCAGCAGGTGCCACTCAACAGGAAATGTACTTTTTGCTATGTACAAGTATGACTTTCATAGAAAAGCGTAAGATTTCTAAAAAACAAGTGAGATAAAAACGAATCCATCCAGTCTAGCAATTTTTCCTAAACAGTAATTAATCAGGTCTGATCATTCTGACATCTTCCTCTGCTTTATTTCATTCAATATATCTCAAATTCTGTCCTGCCCCTGTCTAAGCTTTCAGAAACACCCAATTCAAAAATCTTAACAAGGTTAACTGTTTAAATCATTTCAACTTCTTCTTTCCTCATCCTTTTGCAAATAATGGATGCCCTGAAGCACTGGATTAACTTTTAGTgccttaaaaaatctttaaaaagtaataaacatttttaaagcatagttttagatttacagaataaTTGAGCACATAGCACATACAGCCCTACACCCACACCACTGCCACCTCCTCACCCTCCCTCATCCCCAGTTTCCCCTGTTAGTAACACTTGCCTTAGTGTGGTACCTTTGTTAACAGTTAATGAACaaaacatatattattaataagtatAGTCCCTAGTTTAAGGTTCACTCTCTCTCGTACA includes these proteins:
- the GARIN2 gene encoding Golgi-associated RAB2 interactor protein 2 isoform X2, giving the protein MKKSNRKSPTRIDEKDDICVPDSKDPGELQNMLNGGEYAPFVSPPILESNFIQVNRRGESIYLHNRANWVTVGICSSNPTTKTPNVMLLAHLTPTAQKDSEPLFTSLLTSPSPENLVLTRFLPLQFVTLSVHDAENMRIKVKLVSGRAYYLQLCAPACKQEALFCQWVELISLLNKEKAKASKVSEVSSLSEITNSTDITGSVDIMDIAAFPAIQTSHLSTCSDPNNDVESVDFSEFTDITDVTDVTDIPENEVTEAPDINIVTEVTEVTDICGVTASSGVRVVFENDDILKAKQEEKEKMENILKSGCLRDTKSKNEFRESPKRVTISNLALTFEGERCFQTTLTPEEDETEKSKEMSDRPREIRTMDSESTTLKAEEPRSRRTDSDTSDKCKLLN
- the GARIN2 gene encoding Golgi-associated RAB2 interactor protein 2 isoform X1; the protein is MKKSNRKSPTRIDEKDDICVPDSKDPGELQNMLNGGEYAPFVSPPILESNFIQVNRRGESIYLHNRANWVTVGICSSNPTTKTPNVMLLAHLTPTAQKDSEPLFTSLLTSPSPENLVLTRFLPLQFVTLSVHDAENMRIKVKLVSGRAYYLQLCAPACKQEALFCQWVELISLLNKEKAKASKVSEVSSLSEITNSTDITGSVDIMDIAAFPAIQTSHLSTCSDPNNDVESVDFSEFTDITDVTDVTDIPENEVTEAPDINIVTEVTEVTDICGVTASSGVRVVFENDDILKAKQEEKEKMENILKSGCLRDTKSKNEFRESPKRVTISNLALTFEGERCFQTTLTPEEDETEKSKEMSDRPREIRTMDSESTTLKAEEPRSRRTDSDTSGEWMSGKESKTGKEKASGKNV